The segment GCCGCGGTTTCCGGTGCGGGCGCCCTCGTCGGGCCGGGTGTCGTCGGCGCCGTCCGCCATCTTCTGGGCGACGCTGAAGCCGCCCGCGGCCTGACTCTGCGCGGCCTGGGCCTTGGCCGTGAGCAGGCCGTTACGAACCTGCCCGACGACCACGACACCGAGCAGCAGCACCACGGCGAGCGACATCAGCAGGGTGGTCGCCACCACGCGCAGCTGGATATTGCGGCGCCACAGCCGCAGGGCGGGCAGCAGCGGCCGCCGCACCCAGCGGCTGAAGAGCCGCAGCAGGGGGTGGACCGGCCCGCTCACCGCGCCGTCGGGCAGCAACTGCCCACCGCGCAACAGCCAGGCCGACAACCTGCCCGAAAAGGACATATCACCCGCCGGGTCGACGGTGCGCCCCCGCTTTCCCTCCGGGGTCGAACCGTCCCGGGTCATCTCAGCTGGGCCCGGCCTTGTAGCCGACCCCGCGCACGGTCACCACGATCTCCGGCCGCTCCGGGTCCTTCTCGACCTTGGAGCGCAGCCGCTGCACATGGACATTGACCAGCCGGGTGTCGGCGGCGTGCCGATAGCCCCAGACCTGCTCGAGCAGCACCTCACGTGTGAACACCTGCCACGGCTTACGTGCCAGCGCCACCAGCAGATCGAACTCCAGCGGGGTCAGCGCGATCGACTGCCCGTCCCGCTTCACCGAGTGGCCGGCCACATCGATGACCAGGTCACCGATCGCCAGCTGCTCAGGCGTGGGCTCCTCCGAACGCCGCAGCCGCGCCCGGATTCGGGCCACCAGTTCCTTGGGCTTGAACGGCTTGACGATGTAGTCGTCCGCGCCCG is part of the Streptomyces platensis genome and harbors:
- the mtrA gene encoding two-component system response regulator MtrA; translated protein: MKGRVLVVDDDTALAEMLGIVLRGEGFEPSFVSDGDKALAAFREAKPDLVLLDLMLPGRDGIEVCRLIRAESGVPIVMLTAKSDTVDVVVGLESGADDYIVKPFKPKELVARIRARLRRSEEPTPEQLAIGDLVIDVAGHSVKRDGQSIALTPLEFDLLVALARKPWQVFTREVLLEQVWGYRHAADTRLVNVHVQRLRSKVEKDPERPEIVVTVRGVGYKAGPS